The Mercurialis annua linkage group LG2, ddMerAnnu1.2, whole genome shotgun sequence genome contains a region encoding:
- the LOC126668185 gene encoding uncharacterized protein LOC126668185, with protein MVSESVNYINSLKLQVKPSSDNIITVLENGKEYTVNMVKRTCTCKKFDIDEIPCKHDVAFLADKKIEPYAYCSRYYTNAAMLATYSETVYPLEKEEEWIIP; from the exons ATGGTATCTGAAAGCGTCAATTACATTAATTCACTGAAACTACAG GTGAAACCATCTTCAGATAATATCATAACAGTTCTCGAAAATGGTAAAGAATACACAGTCAATATGGTCAAGAGAACATGTACATGCAAAAAGTTTGATATCGATGAAATTCCTTGTAAACATGACGTAGCATTTCTAGCCGACAAGAAGATTGAACCTTATGCGTACTGTTCAAGATACTATACAAATGCAGCTATGTTAGCGACATATTCTGAAACCGTATATCCATTGGAGAAGGAAGAAGAATGGATTATTCCATAA
- the LOC126667135 gene encoding uncharacterized protein LOC126667135, with protein sequence MIMSTRSTPSKEKIDSVAPVKMKRKLVKKAQKDVEGSVVASASENVKAKGKKVDDTGLKRRRLAFDAVLDPKKVEKSLHIEEPTRFVQNRLIDTYFPNSEVTRDGLGVIFLNKVFKLDEDAVKLAVIYYVV encoded by the exons ATGATTATGTCTACAAGATCAACTccttcaaaagaaaaaattgattctGTTGCTCCTGTCAAAATGAAGCGGAAATTAGTAAAAAAAGCGCAAAAAGATGTTGAAGGAAGTGTTGTTGCTTCTGCCTCTGAGAATGTTAAAGCAAAGGGAAAGAAGGTGGATGACACTGGTTTGAAAAGAAGGCGTTTGGCTTTTGATGCTGTACTTGATCCTAAGAAAGTTGAGAAATCCTTGCATATTGAAGAACCAACTCGTTTCGttcag AATCGGTTGATTGATACCTATTTCCCAAATAGTGAAGTTACTCGAGATGGATTGGGTGTCATATTTTTGAACAAGGTTTTCAAGTTGGATGAAGACGCGGTTAAATTGGCTGTAATTTATTATGTTGTATAA